In the Silene latifolia isolate original U9 population chromosome 1, ASM4854445v1, whole genome shotgun sequence genome, tctgtaccaaaaataaaatacctaaattACTGCTaacgaagtcagcggcaagtagggtcgatctccacagggaggcggtgtactatctatttgtccgtttatctgtctaaatgtcacaatggggtttgaattgattcaactaaactagagactaaagcaagggaaatgaataagagagttaaaaataagagaaaggaagtatgctaggagtcggtccaccgtggcagctattagatctattatatcaggaatattaaggcgattagactattgataggaagagctatggtcgtcacctttcggtccttaaaccgccctagagtgtaaacagcttaactttcgccctcactgcaataccctattgtaattaagcaagccttcccttccaatctttcgatctaggtcggggttaactaaatttatggtctcctgcatgcatacattcgaccggataacaattaaattgcctaatacaattcctaccgcagggctaatctatttaatacagttaaagcatcgctaccacggcttccctaaccctaacatactaagggaacTAGCTACTCATGGGAATGGGGGAAACAAGaatgaaataaataataacaataaacattaaaagggaagaagaaaaagggaagaagaattactAGATTAAGGGATCCGGAAGAAATAAAAAGTAACAGTGTTTAAGGAAGGGAAAAGGAGTAACGTGATCCTTCCCCGGATtgttggatgattacaaatgacatccctaactcctatttataagaaattaggagtagggTTAAACCTAAAtaacgaattaaagcttaaaagcccaacccgtcagcgaagctactcgatcgagtaaagaaatcactcgatcgagtgatcttgactcaaaaacctgctcgatcgacttagaatgtcctcgatcgagtaaatgcatatagagaactggtcgatcgactaggtaacagttcgatcgactgattattgcacctaaaaccactcgatcgaccaagaatgtcttcgatcgagtgataattgacttcagcagcttgtaTTTCTCGTTAATTtgcctttgacttgtccttttagttCCCGAAACGCCTTCACGCATCTCAAGACAGCaacatttcccgctccaaatctactctctctccaaatgcatgctaaacggacggtaattggcttgatttccgctactttctggttcattcctgcaaacaagacaaaataacccaaagtagcatattcggggcatttcgtagcataaaaccacgatgaaagcatagaaatacgtgcataaaataggctaaaaagactatataaaatgcacgtatcaaatctccccaaaccaaacctttactcgtccccgagtaaactcaaaactatacgctaatggaacggaaaaataactcagagctagctacaaatgcccgcttaagccaatttaatgcaagagaactaacacttatagctaaacagtcaaatgcaaacgagttgtaagatgtttataaacaaagctgaaccgtcgaccttgcaagacctttaataatggactctcacgggtcactctttctctcatgaagcaaagggtgaacatatatgtataagagagaaagaaaaatagtcgctcacctaaactacgacccacataaacatgcatgcaactcatatgatagacaattctagctaccgtacacacattccaaccaaacaaggtccgtcacagccgagggcttacaaaattatggtaaagtgaggcaatgggtaagaaaaggcaaaacatttatgggaatgtggaggtataggtgatcaagctagtacctaaacaaaaccatatatcaacatccgattcttaagcaattatgaattaagcacatgcccttcatttggcataaaatctcaccaaaccaaactagaaACACTCCTCATATGATGTagaatagaacataggagcagaaaccgtcaaccaaacaacatcttttttttttcaaattttttctttcttttttttttctatttccttctttttttttttttttttttcggtttcttttcttCACAcattttttcgaattctttttttttttcatttttcatttctgttttttctttctcatcatcctccttttcttcataaattaccaactccaaaacaatatgATATGAACCAAAtttggcacaatgaaatatataccgcaaaacatacactaaactagcttgacaaggcatgctaaatttggaatgtagttaaaggtcaactggcaaatttggctaatgtggagtttatgggtaaaatgaaagaaagggaaattgtaagcacctccctgcatgtgacaccaaccactaacccgaatgtatgaaggcaaaaagcaattgaatttcatatatgtgcaagttgatgaacatgttatgcaaggagtaactactcacaatcctacatgaaactggtcataaatgacaccagtttataaggctctaattccttagaaattataagtaggttgccaatatttcaggtcaagtctatatgttcagctaaattaaacattaactcgtagattatgcaaaagacaaagctaataagataattaattcaatgcaaggcttaagcaaaaagacaaatatagagcaatttcatcatggaaatcgaccgttccgactcaacctatatgctaaaataaacgtgaaatttttgaaattttcaacaatttttcaaattttttttttttgaattttaaatttttatgaaacagataacaatgcaaacagaaaattaaacatgataacagaaatgcaaaaacaatatgcagacacagatatggatgcataacctccccaaaccaaaccgtacaatgcccccattgtaccaaaacatggaaaggaaaatgcaaactaaaggaggaagagagtaaaagcggaaaaactcacaaaatgcgcgaataaggggacctccccaaaccgaccatgaaatgggaggttgctaagggcccggaaaaccgtctcaggaagctaatccaagtcaaaggCACTCGATGGCAGTTGaacagtagtcgatcgagtgaaatgggcattctaagctgctcgatcgaatggtgttgtggtcgatcgagtagttccagttctgcagggggtcgatcgagtggaatgtctgttcgatcgagaggatctcTCAgctaaggtgctcgatcgagtagaatgactactcgatcgactggtcctcgaTGAATTCCTGCAAAGTGAAATTAAAACAGCCCGCATACTAACAAAAACAAGCTCACTGAGATAGTTTTATGGTAtgaagaccatttattacaacttaaggtaaataaaaagcaaaattaaaatcgccgggttgcctcccgggtagcgctagcttcagtaaggtcccagctcgaccttcttttcttcgagccactaTAATTAATCatgatcaaaacagctcaaagcgcgcagcaacctgtcaaaaagctgcgcatgtgctacacaacagcataagtagcaccaaagtggaatagcaaagtaggaaataaagatatgtagacatttaagtctaacaaatttcctatgggcgctcctaaatttatccacaaaataaaggagcgcgggagcaatcgtCAATACATTATGGTTTGAATTTAAATTAGcgattttgagatgacatgtacggtgaaaatcagttaaattatatgtccacatgggaGGAGGTAAAGCATTAAGAGGACATGCATGAATCAGACGAGGTAAtatacaaacaataatgaaattaccgtttactacctcaggttggttgctctcaactacggaatcactgacaaaagaatgtgatacctcatccgtgctaggagcaattaccgtctcaactgcttcttcatcaacctcctcagtggaatctgtcccgtaaatcgcagcttcaagtgtatccgactcggctgtgaataagggaggttcaccgtaatcttcatcatcgtcaaactcgtcatccaatatgaacccaagtgacgaataaaAGCTCCCatcaatggccaattcagtcaaTCGAGCAAattgctcactcgatcgaccaagttccttccgcacctcactcgatcgagtaacaaaattactcgatcgagtactatcctcctgcatgtcactcgatcgagaagagataccactcgatcgaggactgtcttctagaaaatcactcgatcgactaatataagtcactcgatcgaatgattcctcctgtacagcgctgaaatcctcgtgtggggcaatgaaatgtgatagaaactcgtcgtccgagtcataaaagtcatcctccGCATTGGACAACACGGTtttttcatgggaaaaaccgttctcagcaaggtatacctcttctggttgccaattatccgactcagctgttaactgagcaattttagacttcagctcaatgatttgagcatccgcacgtctatcactctcttgcctcattcgatcataattctgtatttgagatacaagtatctccattaaagacctcagttctgcaacctcctcttcttgtatctcagctgctaactgagcaatgtaagtttcgagcttttcaagtcgcgaagaagtgagtctatcatgatcttgcctctctcggtcacgatcttgcaattgagatgcaagtgtctgcagatgggatttcagctccgcaatttcttcttcttgtatatcgggaggatcttgttgcggtggccattgatagggtggatgtggcggcacaactacagttgCATTGTGCTCGTAACCACATCTCCCGAAGTAGATCACCTGCTGTTCCATATactgggacatcggtgatgggtcaaaggtactcaagccttccctttgactgtctttcacctagaactgtctaggtagtacctgtaaggcctatcaaaacagcactaaacaaaagattagaacggcctcaaggggaaaaatcccctgaggctaaaaacagataaaattaaacaaataaataaatagattgcctccccggcaacggcgccaaaatttgatactgtcgtttctgtaccaaaaataaaatacctaaattACTGCTaacgaagtcagcggcaagtagggtcgatctccacagggaggcggtgtactatctatttgtccgtttatctgtctaaatgtcacaatggggtttgaattgattcaactaaactagagactaaagcaagggaaatgaataagagagttaaaaataagagaaaggaagtatgctaggagtcggtccaccgtggcagctattagatctattatatcaggaatattaaggcgattagactattgataggaagagctatggtcgtcacctttcggtccttaaaccgccctagagtgtaaacagcttaactttcgcccttactgcaataccctattgtaattaagcaagccttcccttccaatctttcgatctaggtcggggttaactaaatttatggtctcctgcatgcatacattcgaccggataacaattaaattgcctaatacaattcctaccgcaggctaatctatttaatacgcttaaagcatcgctaccacggcttccctaaccctaacatactaagggaacTAGCTACTCATGGGAATGGGGGAAACAAGaatgaaataaataataacaataaacattaaaagggaagaagaaaaagggaagaagaattactAGATTAAGGGATCCGGAAGAAATAAAAAGTAACAGTGTTTAAGGAAGGGAAAAGGAGTAACGTGATCCTTCCCCGGATtgttggatgattacaaatgacatccctaactcctatttataagaaattaggagtagggTTAAACCTAAAtaacgaattaaagcttaaaagcccaacccgtcagcgaagctactcgatcgagtaaagaaatcactcgatcgagtgatcttgactcaaaaacctgctcgatcgacttagaatgtcctcgatcgagtaaatgcatatagagaactggtcgatcgactaggtaacagttcgatcgactgattattgcacctaaaaccactcgatcgaccaagaatgtcttcgatcgagtgataattgacttcagcagcttgtaTTTCTCGTTAATTtgcctttgacttgtccttttagttCCCGAAACGCCTTCACGCATCTCAAGACAGCaacatttcccgctccaaatctactctctctccaaatgcatgctaaacggacggtaattggcttgatttccgctactttctggttcattcctgcaaacaagacaaaataacccaaagtagcatattcggggcatttcgtagcataaaaccacgatgaaagcatagaaatacgtgcataaaataggctaaaaagactatataaaatgcacgtatcacatcTTAAAACAAATGTTGCTCTGGGTGACTTGGCGTACTggctagtttcaaattatgacccctgtacaggatcgttgtgtgatgggaaactccttgttttagaggaagatatccatctgtgcatgggattgccaatgggtccaaacattgtcgaagaagcaaaaattggagataagtgcccttcttatgtgtcttttttggaggagttcaaaagtcaatacaaaggtagttcctttgagctcaaacacattatggaaaagctctctacacaaagagatggtggagatgatttcaaactcactttcatcatttatatcttcaatgctcttttaggcggtgttgtaggcaatagggcaagtttgagacttcttaaaagtttggtaaacactgagttgatctccgaattcaactggtgcaattttaTCAAACGTAAATTGGCTGACCAAGTTGAGTCTTTGCAAACGGAGGAGTGGAAAGccaaaaagctgaaagaaaattggtttggtggacctattatggtaTTGGTTTTTATTTATCTAGACCGATGTGTCTACAAAGCACGTCTTGTTACCCGgcagtttccaacgctctcaacttggactaaagaagctatatccCAGAGAATTAAACAGGAAGTaaatgacaaaaattcggacAATAAAACTTTCGGCAAGGGTTCTATTGACCCTCCACTGGTCATCACTTAGCATAAGGCACATGCACTTTTGCCTACTATTGAGTTTAGGGAGTCTTCAAAGCCACCGAGCGCACCCTTGCCTACTATTTAGTTTAGGCAGTCTTCAAAGCGAACAAGTGAACAACAACATTCTGAAGATGAAGAACTTTCTGATCCTTCTactgagtttattaataaacttgcgCTTTCCGCAAATGTTAATTCTCTTCTACCTAATAATTCAGGCAGTACTACTGAGTTTGTTAATAAACTTGCAGTTTCCGCAAAGGTCATGGCTCAAGCTTTCATGGAGTATAAATCTCTTGCTAGCCAAGCTATGAGCAAAATACCTTCCTCAGCAATAGTTTCtaaactagttgcagctgtagaTGGTATTGCAGATGGTTTTAGGTTATCTCAAGAAGACAATAATGAGGTGGGTAATGTACAGGAGAGTGTGGAGGGTAATGTGTCCAGGAGAGTGTGGAGGGTAATAGTGGGGATAATCTAGCTGAATTGTTGGAGGCATTGGAcgtgatgggtgaagctttgcaaccaatagAGTCACGTCGTTCACCACCAAAACCAGAATGCCAAATCATACGACTTGGTGAACCTTCAACATCTTGTATTCAAGCTGATGAACAACCTGATCATCTTGTATCTCCCTCTCATAATACTGCTACTGATGAATTCCCTCCCGTCAGTGATGATGCCTCTCCGGTCAATGATGAACAACCTGACCATTCTGAACCCACAGTGGTAGCGGATGATCATCATAATCAAGAACGGTgggttgagtacaataggaggataACAAGTGAAAGAGATATGCAAACAAGTTCCAGTGCTATTGATGATTTCCCTTCCGTCAATGAGCCCACTCACCCCACTGTTACTGTTCTAGCTACTCCTGCAACTTCTACTCCTTCTCCTATGGTAGGGAACAATGATCCTCCTTCTACACTAATTGTTTCCGGCCTCGATAAACCATTTGccagtaaggagttgagggcGTGCAATCACGAGAACCTATCCAGAGAAATAGTACAAAATGATGCACTAGAATGGCCTCGATACACTGACAATGAATTGATGCATTTTGTTCAAAAGAAATCAAAGAAAAATATACAGTAATGTCATATTTTTGCTttcattttttgattttttttattgtaataaatatacctactaattgaattttatcaataatgaagtgacgttatggtgtccactccgtggatggaagtcacaagagaAGCTTTGCATAGCCTTGGACCGAAAGGCCTTATTATGGATGAGGTAAGTAACCCCTgagtattattttccttttcctccccatgttttcattttgttcacgtcactcgatgtgtatgtttcctaacaaatttaattttgtaggtcattgatatatttggaaTTAAGTGCACATTCAGTAGAAGAAATTTACTCTACTTGCCAAAACAATATTTGTCAGTCTCAAATCCTTTatatgttgatattcaagtattttgcgtTCTTTAAGTTGCTTTGTTTCTAAAATTGCCTTCTTGTGACTTGTAGAGTCTTCATCGAGAAAACAACCCCGAAATTTGCGGTGCACACATAAAGGACAGTTACACTCCACTTGCTGGTAGCCATATCGACAAGGTCagatatttgtgaatcctggaccttatatgtgaatcctggaccttatttcctgaatcctggaacttgttttgtgaatcctggaccttattttgtgaatcctggaccttattttgtgaatctttggagatttattttgtgaacttatttgtgaatcccgGACCAtaattcgtgaatcctggaccttgttttgtgaatcctggaccttattttgtgaactccttgaccttagtttgtgaccttgttttgtgaatccttgaccttgttttgtgaatccttgaccttgttttgtgaattctggaccttgttttgtgaatcctggaccttattttgtgaactccttGAACTTAGTttgtgaccttgttttgtgaatccttgaccttgttttgtgaatccttaaccttgttttgtgaatccttgaccttattttgtgaatcctggacatTTACTATCTCAGGTTTTTATCCCTTTCCATAGTAACACAGAGCCGCAGCATTGGTGGGCTTATGTCTGTGATATAAAGCATGGAAAAAATTTCATCCTTGACTCATGCGTGGCTGTTAATGTGGATCCTGACAACAAGCATGCCAaagagattgtatgattttttttttccaaaatattgttcttgccttttcttttaaaagtatactccaaaatatattttgatcttgttattgccttttctttttcaggtacatcaTGTTTCAGCTATTTTGCCAGAGTCATATAAATCTTTGGAGTTTATGCACACGAACGAATTTGCCAATCTCaaagtccctcaacaaacaacaaggtatgtaagcatgtatctttttccttttgttaacagatcaatagttattattttgagcttgttgattttaaaccatTTACTGTTTTTTTTGTCTAGTTATGATTGTGGAGTTTTTCTGTTGAAGTGGTTAAGTGCCTTGGACGATGATAGTTTATGGACCAaaagtgaatattttgaggtaagttcattagtatacgaaaataaaggcttatcttgtgaatctcagacattgttcagtgaatctcagagctttttttgtgaaacttggtcattataagtggtttaaaatcagcaaggtctgagattcactgaacaagctcTGAGATTCCCTGAACAAAGTTTGAGaatcacaaaacaaggtttgatattcaccaaataaagatagGTTCGTTGTctatatactttattaatatATGTCGCTCTTGGCAGAATTTGATACAATATCGAAAATCGATCATATTGGAACTACTTAGAtgggataaaaatactaaaaaggtacacttcattgtcttaaaaatgatgtgaagttcatttcttcataactttggcaaatatttcgtaaataagtcgattgtacttgtttttggttgtataggtgtttaattaaagaagacaattgtctgtgaagtcataatatgcaaaagtgggtcgaggctcctgtaatgattgttgccttcatcaactcttgtaaagatattttgATAGTTGTAAAGTCGTAATAATTTTTCAGGGTCACTTATGTGATTTATGTAGCTAAtttgacattgacattgacattgagTTCAGCAAAAATGGTTCGAGGCaagatatttgatagttgtaaagattgttgccttcCTCAACTTTTGTAAAGATATTTTGATAGTTGTAAAGTatatgattttaaaccacgacgaAGTTTGACATTGACATTGTCAATGAGTTAAGcaaaaggtctgagattcacaacataaggtctgagattcacaaaattaagagcaaaatagattattttaaaccacgaccaagtttcacagaacaagccctaagattcactgaacaaggtctgagattcacaatataaggtctgaGACCAAgtgtcacagaacaagccctaagattccctgaacaaggtctgagattcacaagataaggtctgagattcacaaaattaagagcaaaacagatgattttaaaccacgaccaagtttcacagaacaagccctaagattcactgaacaaggtatgagattcacaagattcactgaacaaggtctgaaatgataaaaacgcttgatgctagattcagaaccaagtttcacaattctaCATTCCAGTTTCATAAAATAAGGTTCAGGATTCACAACGTTGACAAAAATAAAACGAGCTTAAAACTTGTCTTCTTCAATCGTCATCTCTATTCTCATTACATCATTCTTCATTCTcaacctcttcctcttcttccgatgtgtctccctatgtgaagaatcaaacctttattagatacttttttttagaaaaaaaagaaTTAGTAGACAATAGTAGTTGCGTTTTCAAGCAACACTAAAATGGAAAGACAAGAGTAGAATTATACATACTTGATTCTCAGGAGGATGCTCTGCAAACTCATTTGGACAATTTCTTTTATCGTGGTGTGACATGCGTTTACacttagcacacaacctttttggtttttttgccttCATAATTGCCTTATTTTTGCTGCTCACCATCCTTTTACCACTACCTTTGTTTCTAGAGACTTTAGGTGGTAAGATCTTGATTTCTTTTGGAGCCTTGCGGTTGAGAAGGGCCTCCAATTCTTGTTCTTTGgtcaaaggctttgggtttggctccaacttctctcggaattcttttattagcttggcaaactctctcatatctgactcttcttcttttcttttgagcataccaacagttgcgtaaatctcagaccacacccgagacattccaaacttactattaccagtaagatcattgttttccagtagatttccattcaaatcataaaccgggTTTCTGAGTGCATTCTTACTCCACCTACGCAAAATATATTTCTCAGGaatttccttaaactttcccgaGCAAATCCAAATGATATGGTTGCATAAGA is a window encoding:
- the LOC141641832 gene encoding uncharacterized protein LOC141641832, translated to MEVTREALHSLGPKGLIMDEVIDIFGIKCTFSRRNLLYLPKQYLSVSNPLYVDIQSLHRENNPEICGAHIKDSYTPLAGSHIDKVFIPFHSNTEPQHWWAYVCDIKHGKNFILDSCVAVNVDPDNKHAKEIVHHVSAILPESYKSLEFMHTNEFANLKVPQQTTSYDCGVFLLKWLSALDDDSLWTKSEYFENLIQYRKSIILELLRWDKNTKKQKWFEARYLIVVKIVAFLNFCKDILIVVKYMILNHDEV